From a region of the Marinilabiliales bacterium genome:
- a CDS encoding Na(+)-translocating NADH-quinone reductase subunit A, producing MSKVIRLRKGLNIPLKGKAEKVLVNPGLPDKFAVKPGDFPGIRPKMLVKPDDEVKAGTPLFFDKYNPDVMFTSPVSGRVVAVNRGERRKILEVVIKHSGSMDHEEFEKADPASLDRDAITKLLLKSGLWPMFRQRPYGIIPRPGDRPRSIFISGFDTAPLAPDYDFVMQDSGNEFRKGIDVIKKLTEGKVYLSLNADYPPSDVFAGIDGLEVNYFSGPHPSGNVGVHIHHLDPVHKNGRVWYINPQDVLVLGRLFMNGIVDFSRIVALTGSEVVKPRYFRSVMGASVDILVRDNLIEGNNRFISGNVLTGSRIPSDGFIGFYDSQVTVIPEGNHYRFMGWAEPGFDRFSSSRTFFSWLMPGRKYRHDTNYNGGERAYVITGEYEKVLPMDIIPQQLVKAIMVEDIDKMENLGIYELVEEDLALCEYVCTSKIEVQTLLRRGIELMIKETS from the coding sequence ATGTCGAAGGTAATCAGGTTAAGAAAAGGTCTGAATATTCCTCTCAAGGGCAAAGCTGAAAAGGTTCTTGTCAATCCGGGGCTGCCGGACAAGTTTGCAGTCAAGCCTGGTGATTTTCCGGGGATCAGGCCCAAGATGCTGGTGAAACCGGATGATGAAGTTAAGGCAGGTACACCTTTGTTTTTTGACAAGTACAATCCCGATGTGATGTTCACATCTCCGGTAAGCGGACGCGTTGTTGCCGTAAACCGTGGGGAGCGACGCAAAATTCTGGAGGTTGTTATCAAACACAGCGGTTCAATGGATCACGAGGAATTTGAGAAGGCAGACCCCGCTTCGCTTGATCGTGATGCTATTACCAAACTACTTTTAAAGAGTGGCCTGTGGCCGATGTTCCGGCAGAGGCCTTACGGAATTATCCCCAGACCGGGAGATAGACCCCGTTCGATATTTATTTCAGGGTTTGATACGGCACCCCTTGCACCTGATTATGATTTTGTGATGCAGGACAGCGGAAATGAATTCCGGAAGGGAATAGATGTAATCAAGAAGCTTACTGAAGGGAAGGTTTATCTAAGCCTCAATGCAGATTACCCTCCATCGGATGTGTTTGCCGGTATAGACGGCCTGGAGGTGAACTATTTTTCCGGGCCGCATCCATCAGGTAATGTTGGTGTACATATTCATCACCTTGATCCGGTTCATAAAAACGGCAGGGTATGGTATATAAATCCGCAGGATGTGCTTGTTCTGGGAAGGCTCTTCATGAACGGTATTGTTGATTTTTCCCGCATTGTGGCACTAACCGGTTCAGAGGTTGTGAAGCCCCGGTATTTCCGGTCTGTGATGGGAGCATCTGTTGATATTCTTGTTCGTGACAACTTAATTGAAGGTAATAACCGTTTTATTAGCGGAAACGTCCTGACCGGATCAAGAATCCCGTCAGACGGGTTCATCGGCTTTTACGATTCACAGGTAACAGTTATACCGGAGGGTAACCACTACAGGTTCATGGGCTGGGCTGAACCGGGTTTTGACCGTTTCAGTTCCTCGCGCACATTCTTTTCATGGCTTATGCCTGGCAGGAAATACAGGCATGACACCAACTATAACGGGGGTGAGCGTGCATATGTGATTACCGGTGAGTATGAAAAAGTGCTGCCCATGGATATTATTCCACAGCAACTTGTAAAGGCGATCATGGTAGAGGATATTGACAAGATGGAGAATCTTGGCATCTATGAGTTGGTGGAGGAGGACCTTGCCCTCTGTGAATATGTCTGCACCTCAAAGATCGAGGTACAGACGCTTTTGCGCCGGGGGATAGAGCTTATGATAAAGGAGACCAGCTAA